One window from the genome of Aptenodytes patagonicus chromosome 4, bAptPat1.pri.cur, whole genome shotgun sequence encodes:
- the LARP7 gene encoding la-related protein 7 isoform X2, giving the protein MKKLTTDGKLIARAVKSSSVVELDLEGTRIRRRQPLGEQPKDVDSRTVYVELLPKNVNHSWIERVFGKCGNVVYVSIPRYKTSGDPKGFAFVEFETKEQAEKAIEFLNNPPEEAPRKPGIFPKTVKNKPVPALNTSNSSVVEEKKKKKKKKSKIKKESNVQAAVETKESNANTTTEQVPKSKRHRTSSECSEMEGTETHRQPSKREKRKWDRTESSEVPWESRPGKRKRTSSGDGESSTPKVKKTVQKDEVCPVKENTAEAPKDSNDISAEDDKDKKDTSLSKSKRKHKKKHKERHKMGEEVIPLRVLSKTEWMDLKQEYLALQKASMASLKKTMSQIKPEPVGEMETESCAQKKPQSENDKSTSEDSAPPAKANTMGPQFVSGVIVKIISTEPLPGRKQIKDALAVLADVAYVDMLEGDTECHVRFKTPEDAQIVMKSYKEIQIKNNWKFEVLTGDHEQRYWQKILVDRQAKLNQPREKKRGTEKLIAKAERMRLEKTQQTSKHIRFTEDN; this is encoded by the exons TTGGATTTAGAAGGAACTAGAATCAGAAGACGCCAACCGCTGGGTGAGCAACCAAAGGATGTGGATAGTCGCACAGTCTATGTG gagctGCTTCCCAAAAATGTCAATCACAGTTGGATTGAGCGGGTGTTTGGGAAGTGTGGTAATGTAGTTTACGTCAGTATACCCCGGTATAAAACTAGTGGCGATCCAAAGGGATTTGCTTTCGTTGAATTTGAAACTAAGGAGCAAGCAGAGAAAGCTATTGAG tttttgaaTAATCCACCAGAAGAAGCACCACGGAAACCTGGGATTTTTCCCAAAACAGTAAAGAATAAGCCTGTTCCTGCACTGAATACAAGTAACAGCAGTGTAGTAG aagagaagaaaaagaagaaaaaaaagaaatccaaaatcaAGAAAGAGAGCAATGTACAGGCAGCTGTAGAGACAAAGGAATCAAACGCGAACACTACAACAGAGCAAGTACCCAAGTCAAAAAGACATAGGACTTCATCGGAGTGTTCAGAAATGGAGGGAACTGAGACTCACAGGCAGCCctcaaagagagagaaaagaaaatgggacAGAACCGAAAGCTCAGAGGTACCTTGGGAAAGCAGGccggggaagagaaaaagaaccaGCTCTGGAGATGGTGAGTCATCAACTCCAAAAGTCAAGAAAACTGTTCAAAAGGATGAAGTTTGTCctgttaaagaaaatacagcagaagccCCGAAAGATTCCAACG AcatttctgcagaagatgacaaagATAAAAAAGACACATCCCTTTCAAAATctaaaaggaaacacaagaaaaaacacaaagaaagacaCAAAATGGGTGAAGAAGTCATTCCACTCAGAGTACTCTCCAA GACCGAATGGATGGATTTGAAGCAAGAATACTTGGCCCTTCAAAAAGCCAGTATGGCCTCCTTAAAGAAAACAATGTCTCAAATCAAACCTGAGCCTGTGGGAGAGATGGAAACGGAATCTTGTGCACAGAAAAAGCCTCAGTCTGAAAATGACAAAT CCACCAGTGAAGATTCTGCCCCTCCTGCCAAGGCTAACACAATGGGGCCCCAGTTCGTGAGTGGAGTAATTGTGAAGATCATTAGCACCGAGCCCCTGCCGGGCAGGAAGCAGATCAAG GATGCTTTGGCAGTGCTGGCTGATGTTGCTTatgttgacatgctggagggagaCACAGAATGTCATGTCCGTTTTAAAACTCCTGAGGATGCACAGATTGTCATGAAATCATACAAAGAAATACAGATCAAAAACAACTGGAAATTCGAAGTTCTCACTG GTGATCATGAACAACGTTACTGGCAGAAGATTTTAGTGGACAGACAAGCTAAACTTAACCAGCCTCGAGAAAAGAAGCGGGGTACTGAGAAG TTGATTGCTAAAGCTGAAAGAATGAGACTTGAAAAGACTCAACAAACAAGTAAACATATTCGCTTCACTGAAGATAACTAA